In the Pithys albifrons albifrons isolate INPA30051 chromosome 3, PitAlb_v1, whole genome shotgun sequence genome, one interval contains:
- the TAB1 gene encoding TGF-beta-activated kinase 1 and MAP3K7-binding protein 1: MAAQRRSLLQSEQQPSWTDDLPSCHLSGVGSAPNRSYSADGKGTEGHPLEDNWLKFRSENNCYLYGVFNGYDGNRVTNFVGQRLSAELLLGQLHADHSDADVRRVLLQAFDVVERSFLESIDDALAEKASLQSQLPEGVPHHQLPSQYQKIVERLKVVEQEISGGAMAIVAVVLNNKLYIANVGTNRALLCKSTVDGLQVTQLNVDHTTENEDELFRFSQLGLDAGKIKQVGTIRGQESTRRIGDYKVKYGYTDIELLSAAKSKPIIAEPEIHGGHSLDGVTGFLVLMSEGLYKALEAAHGPGQANQEIAAMIATEFAKQTSLDAVAQAVVDRVKRIHCDTFASGGERSKFCPRHEDMTLLVRNFGYPLGEMSQPTLTPTQGGRVYPVSVPYSSSQSTSKTSVTLSLVMPSQGQMVNGAHSSSTLDEATPTLTNQSPTVTLQSTNTHTQSSSSSSDGGLFRSRPTHSLQPDEDGRVEPYVDFAEFYRLWNMDHGEQGALTVS, translated from the exons ATGGCGGCGCAGAGGAGGAGTCTGCTGCAGAGT GAACAGCAGCCCAGTTGGACAGATGACTTGCCATCCTGTCATCTCTCTGGGGTGGGCTCCGCTCCAAACCGTTCCTACAGTGCAGATGGCAAGGGGACAGAGGGTCACCCCTTGGAAGATAACTGGTTAAAATTCAG GAGTGAGAACAACTGCTACCTCTATGGTGTCTTTAATGGCTATGATGGCAACCGCGTCACCAACTTTGTGGGCCAGAGGCTCTCTGCAGAATTGCTGCTGGGCCAGCTACATGCAGATCACAGCGATGCTGACGTGCGCCGAGTTCTGCTGCAG GCTTTTGATGTGGTGGAAAGAAGTTTCCTGGAGTCCATTGACGATGCCTTGGCAGAGAAGGCCAGCCTGCAGTCCCAGCTACCAGAG GGTGTCCCTCACCACCAGCTCCCTTCTCAGTACCAGAAGATTGTGGAGAGATTGAAGGTTGTAGAGCAGGAGATCTCTGGAGGAGCCATGGCTATTGTGGCTGTCGTTCTCAACAACAAGCTGTACATTGCCAATGTGG gtACCAATCGGGCACTGCTATGCAAGTCCACAGTGGatgggctgcaggtgactcAGCTCAACGTGGACCATACGACAGAGAATGAGGATGAACTTTTTCGCTTCTCTCAGCTGG GCTTGGatgcagggaaaataaaacaagtggGAACTATTCGTGGGCAGGAAAGTACTCGACGCATTGGAGATTACAAAGTCAAATACGGCTATACTGATATTGAACTGCTCAG TGCTGCTAAATCTAAGCCCATCATAGCAGAGCCTGAAATCCACGGAGGGCACTCACTGGATGGAGTGACTGGTTTCCTGGTGCTCATGTCTGAAGGGCTCTACAAAGCGTTGGAAGCAGCTCATGGGCCTGGGCAGGCCAACCAG GAAATTGCAGCCATGATAGCCACAGAATTTGCCAAGCAGACATCGCTGGATGCTGTGGCACAAGCAGTAGTGGACCGGGTTAAGCGGATCCACTGCGACACTTTTGCCAGTGGTGGGGAGCGGTCCAAGTTCTGTCCCCGTCATGAAGACATGACACTCCTTGTGAGAAATTTTGGGTACCCCCTGGGTGAGATGAGCCAGCCCACACTGACACCAACACAAG GAGGCCGTGTCTACCCAGTCTCTGTGCCATATTCCAGCTCCCAAAGCACAAGCAAGACAAGTGTCACGCTGTCTCTTGTCATGCCTTCTCAGGGCCAGATGGTCAATGGTGCCCACAGCAGCTCAACTCTGGATGAAGCCACCCCCACCCTCACGAA CCAAAGCCCAACTGTGACGCTCCAGTCAACTAATactcacacacagagcagcagctccagttcAGATGGAGGTCTCTTCCGCTCTCGACCCACCCATTCGCTCCAGCCAGATGAGGATGGCCGTGTGGAGCCCTATGTGGATTTTGCAGAGTTTTATCGGCTTTGGAACATGGACCACGGCGAGCAGGGAGCCCTTACTGTGTCCTAA